Proteins found in one Oncorhynchus keta strain PuntledgeMale-10-30-2019 chromosome 2, Oket_V2, whole genome shotgun sequence genomic segment:
- the LOC118360378 gene encoding nucleobindin-2 isoform X1, with protein sequence MSWSQVFHTSCLVLLVHLLCLEAVPISLDKTKVNQPEDKASEPPPSVDTGLHYDRYLREVIDFLEKDQHFREKLHNTDMEDIKMGKLAKELDFVSHHVRTQLDELKRQEVSRLRTLIKAKQDIEGGNDMAVDHQALLKQFEYLNHMNPHTFEVEDLDRLIKSATNDLENYDKERHEEFKKYEMTKDHERREHLKTLDDEGRKKEEEHYEEMKKKHADHPKVNHPGSQNQFKEVWEEADGLDPEDFDPKTFFKLHDSNGDGFFDEQELEALFTKELEKIYDPTNEEDDMVEMEEERLRMREHVMNEVDTNKDRLVSLEEFLIATKKKEFLEPDSWETLEQNQAYTDEEMREFEEHLAQQEEDLKQKASDLQKQRDELERQQEQLNSHKVELQQAVEHMERLKTQKVEPPPEVHVEGNAIPEPQGEYHPFPLGHQDMSQNHPGMKQDNHLQNQIPHNTQDLSQPRLQDLPPGHQAVP encoded by the exons ATGTCTTGGAGCCAGGTATTCCACACCAGCTGCCTTGTGCTTCTGGTACATCTGCTCTGCCTGGAGGCAGTGCCCATCAGTCTGGACAAGACCAAGGTGAACCAGCCAGAGGACAAAGCCTCAGAGCCACCACCAAGTGTG GACACTGGACTCCACTATGACCGTTATCTCAGGGAAGTCATTGATTTTCTGGAAAAAGACCAGCATTTCAGAGAGAAGCTCCATAACACAGATATGGAGGACATCAAG ATGGGGAAGCTGGCCAAAGAGCTGGACTTTGTCAGCCACCATGTAAGGACACAACTGGACGAGCTAAAAAGGCAGGAGGTTAGCCGGCTACGGACACTGATCAAAGCCAAGCAAGACATCGAAGGAGGGAACG ATATGGCAGTAGACCACCAAGCTCTGCTGAAACAGTTTGAGTACCTGAACCACATGAATCCTCACACCTTTGAAGTGGAGGATCTGGACAGACTCATCAAATCA GCCACAAACGATCTGGAGAACTATGACAAGGAGCGCCATGAGGAGTTCAAGAAGTACGAGATGACGAAAGACCATGAGCGAAGGGAACACCTCAAGACTCTAGACGATGaagggaggaagaaggaggaagaACATTACGAGGAGATGAAGAAGAAACATGCAGACCATCCCAAAGTCAACCATCCA GGCAGCCAGAATCAGTTCAAAGAGGTGTGGGAGGAAGCAGATGGTCTTGACCCTGAAGATTTTGACCCCAAGACCTTTTTCAAGCTGCATG ATTCCAATGGAGATGGCTTCTTCGATGAGCAGGAATTGGAGGCATTGTTTACGAAGGAG CTGGAGAAGATCTATGATCCTACCAATGAAGAGGACGATatggtggagatggaggaggagcgcCTGCGTATGAGAGAGCACGTCATGAACGAG GTGGACACCAACAAAGACAGACTGGTCTCCTTAGAAGAGTTCCTGATTGCCACAAAGAAAAAGGAATTCCTGGAACCAGATAGTTGGGAG ACCTTAGAGCAGAACCAGGCCTACACAGACGAGGAGATGAGGGAGTTTGAGGAGCACCTGGCCCAGCAGGAAGAGGACCTCAAACAGAAAGCATCAGACCTCCAGAAACAGAGGGATGAGTTGGAGAGGCAACAGGAACAGCTCAACTCACATAAAGTAGAGCTTCAGCAG GCAGTAGAACACATGGAACGGTTGAAAACCCAGAAAGTTGAGCCCCCTCCAGAGGTTCATG TAGAAGGGAATGCTATCCCAGAGCCACAAGGAGAGTACCATCCTTTTCCCCTGGGCCACCAAGATATGTCCCAAAACCACCCGGGTATGAAGCAAGACAACCACCTCCAGAACCAAATACCCCACAACACCCAGGATTTGTCCCAACCACGACTCCAAGATCTGCCCCCAGGCCATCAGGCAGTGCCATAG
- the LOC118360378 gene encoding nucleobindin-2 isoform X2 — translation MSWSQVFHTSCLVLLVHLLCLEAVPISLDKTKVNQPEDKASEPPPSVDTGLHYDRYLREVIDFLEKDQHFREKLHNTDMEDIKMGKLAKELDFVSHHVRTQLDELKRQEVSRLRTLIKAKQDIEGGNDMAVDHQALLKQFEYLNHMNPHTFEVEDLDRLIKSATNDLENYDKERHEEFKKYEMTKDHERREHLKTLDDEGRKKEEEHYEEMKKKHADHPKVNHPGSQNQFKEVWEEADGLDPEDFDPKTFFKLHDSNGDGFFDEQELEALFTKELEKIYDPTNEEDDMVEMEEERLRMREHVMNEVDTNKDRLVSLEEFLIATKKKEFLEPDSWETLEQNQAYTDEEMREFEEHLAQQEEDLKQKASDLQKQRDELERQQEQLNSHKVELQQAVEHMERLKTQKVEPPPEVHEGNAIPEPQGEYHPFPLGHQDMSQNHPGMKQDNHLQNQIPHNTQDLSQPRLQDLPPGHQAVP, via the exons ATGTCTTGGAGCCAGGTATTCCACACCAGCTGCCTTGTGCTTCTGGTACATCTGCTCTGCCTGGAGGCAGTGCCCATCAGTCTGGACAAGACCAAGGTGAACCAGCCAGAGGACAAAGCCTCAGAGCCACCACCAAGTGTG GACACTGGACTCCACTATGACCGTTATCTCAGGGAAGTCATTGATTTTCTGGAAAAAGACCAGCATTTCAGAGAGAAGCTCCATAACACAGATATGGAGGACATCAAG ATGGGGAAGCTGGCCAAAGAGCTGGACTTTGTCAGCCACCATGTAAGGACACAACTGGACGAGCTAAAAAGGCAGGAGGTTAGCCGGCTACGGACACTGATCAAAGCCAAGCAAGACATCGAAGGAGGGAACG ATATGGCAGTAGACCACCAAGCTCTGCTGAAACAGTTTGAGTACCTGAACCACATGAATCCTCACACCTTTGAAGTGGAGGATCTGGACAGACTCATCAAATCA GCCACAAACGATCTGGAGAACTATGACAAGGAGCGCCATGAGGAGTTCAAGAAGTACGAGATGACGAAAGACCATGAGCGAAGGGAACACCTCAAGACTCTAGACGATGaagggaggaagaaggaggaagaACATTACGAGGAGATGAAGAAGAAACATGCAGACCATCCCAAAGTCAACCATCCA GGCAGCCAGAATCAGTTCAAAGAGGTGTGGGAGGAAGCAGATGGTCTTGACCCTGAAGATTTTGACCCCAAGACCTTTTTCAAGCTGCATG ATTCCAATGGAGATGGCTTCTTCGATGAGCAGGAATTGGAGGCATTGTTTACGAAGGAG CTGGAGAAGATCTATGATCCTACCAATGAAGAGGACGATatggtggagatggaggaggagcgcCTGCGTATGAGAGAGCACGTCATGAACGAG GTGGACACCAACAAAGACAGACTGGTCTCCTTAGAAGAGTTCCTGATTGCCACAAAGAAAAAGGAATTCCTGGAACCAGATAGTTGGGAG ACCTTAGAGCAGAACCAGGCCTACACAGACGAGGAGATGAGGGAGTTTGAGGAGCACCTGGCCCAGCAGGAAGAGGACCTCAAACAGAAAGCATCAGACCTCCAGAAACAGAGGGATGAGTTGGAGAGGCAACAGGAACAGCTCAACTCACATAAAGTAGAGCTTCAGCAG GCAGTAGAACACATGGAACGGTTGAAAACCCAGAAAGTTGAGCCCCCTCCAGAGGTTCATG AAGGGAATGCTATCCCAGAGCCACAAGGAGAGTACCATCCTTTTCCCCTGGGCCACCAAGATATGTCCCAAAACCACCCGGGTATGAAGCAAGACAACCACCTCCAGAACCAAATACCCCACAACACCCAGGATTTGTCCCAACCACGACTCCAAGATCTGCCCCCAGGCCATCAGGCAGTGCCATAG